A genomic segment from Glycine soja cultivar W05 chromosome 20, ASM419377v2, whole genome shotgun sequence encodes:
- the LOC114403799 gene encoding nuclear pore complex protein NUP1-like isoform X1: protein MAPAREENPYEGGGDGGFGKFRKRPFRRSQTTPYDRPPTALRNPNRNNGWLSKLVDPAQRLIASSAHKLFASVFRKRLPPPQEAVQEVRDHHQETALIEEQIANESSAKQVVGETSVQINCSDGDGLTELEKLLKQKTFTRSEIEHLTELMRSRTVGSSVVEEGTSTEVVPSDPNLPREQKEEYPKTPDPENAIENQLVSTPYVTKAISTVSVDDVASPAELAKAYMGSRPSKLSPSMLGLRSSPREDPFLLKNQHVAQKSPVKSIVPKATNLARVHENGFVTPRSHGRSAIYSMARTPYARVYPGSMSKGAGVAVEGDPSSSAQHVIDHDMLSGSKHGVLKRRSSVLDNDIGSFGPIRRIRHKSNLLSTKSLTLPYSGNALAIDRSGVGIDAAQQPSSSMQKPNLLGEAKHRHTKLSAENVDDIMPSTSIPPLPSKSSEMASKILMQLDKLVSPKEKSPTKLSSSMLRGQALRSMETVDSSKFLDNVWDNGLDGTHGNLSAGAQKLKSKIDETESGQSKLVAPTDVLVPVDAYATAPKKQDISILKSGDSSGTKSNSHPPQKKRAFHMSAPEDYLELDDDALPNGAVSPFSTSGKETTVSTAVADKTISAVETAVLEKPPGSSVLMPSKSFTIDGKPQVRTADWSKVEKKVDVPTSITSSVSDPIFKPITAASNTSLGFNQSTTPNGSVANPPLFNFGNKVVPSMELTAADAPPQDSTKSGSLFGLEKVPLSKEPGTDAPFVNSGFNKNVGNVSQVPVTFSSSVGESAVFKFGSSSDSKPISSISSTTVAGAFDSMPKALDLDDAGAKTNIIAGFSDRSSESAVSSAALMPSLTSPANVFTFGNNSNQNNGPAASSPTFSSPFPPLTNNFTGQNIFSSSSLAGSISSVSANVTSTSTDTATSTPAVVAASNSSSSTQVSSSSPTTSFFKFGSTPSAPTSLLVSSSGSEPLENKSGTGSVIFGSSSAAIGSTGSDIFGFSTPAMTGNSQSLGSVFGTTSGSVPGTQVSSGTSGFSTSSESQSVAFGSSASASLFGLTGSTTFSSGSSLFSSSSSVPNNFNAGTTSGQSTPAASSETNPVSSSSGMSSSVFGLSSWQPSKSSFGSSFSSSSSPSSGFSFGSSFSSSSSSTPGFSFGGTSTSSVTSSSSPMMFGSSAVASTPQFSFTSATATTNTQPAFGSSTPAFTFGGSALAPVNNDQMSMEDSMAEDTVQATPPATPVFGQQPAPLQSNFAFGALAPTGVSPFHFATQQNIAPQNPSPFQASGSLEFNAGGSFSLGTGGADKAGRKYVKVRHNRPRKK, encoded by the exons ATGGCGCCAGCCCGTGAAGAGAACCCTTATGAAGGCGGCGGCGACGGCGGATTCGGCAAATTCAGAAAACGGCCTTTCCGCAGAAGCCAAACGACGCCGTACGATCGTCCACCCACAGCGCTCCGAAACCCTAACCGAAACAACGGTTGGTTATCAAAGCTCGTCGATCCCGCACAGAGGCTCATCGCTTCCAGTGCTCACAAACTCTTCGCCTCCGTTTTCCGCAAACGCCTTCCTCCACCACaag AAGCAGTACAGGAAGTGAGGGACCATCACCAGGAAACAGCTCTCATT GAGGAACAGATTGCAAATGAATCCTCTGCCAAGCAAGTAGTAGGTGAAACTAGTGTCCAAATTAACTGTTCTGATGGAGATGGATTAACTGAACTTGAGAAGCTATTAAAGCAGAAGACTTTCACCAG ATCAGAGATAGAGCATTTGACAGAACTTATGCGTTCAAGAACTGTGGGTTCATCTGTTGTGGAAGAAGGGACGAGCACAGAAGTGGTTCCATCAGATCCAAATTTGCCTCGTGAACAAAAGGAAGAATATCCCAAAACTCCAGATCCAGAAAATGCGATTGAAAACCAGCTTGTTTCAACCCCATACGTTACTAAGGCTATCTCCACT GTTTCTGTTGACGATGTTGCTTCCCCTGCGGAGCTTGCCAAGGCTTACATGGGTAGCAGGCCTTCAAAGTTGTCCCCTTCAATGTTAGGATTGCGAAGTTCTCCCAGGGAGGATCCATTTCTACTAAAAAATCAGCATGTTGCTCAGAAATCCCCTGTTAAGTCAATTGTGCCGAAGGCTACTAACCTTGCTAGGGTTCATGAAAATGGTTTTGTGACCCCAAGATCTCATGGAAGATCAGCCATATATAGTATGGCTCGAACGCCATATGCAAGAGTTTATCCAGGCTCTATGTCCAAG GGTGCTGGGGTTGCTGTTGAAGGTGATCCGTCATCTTCAGCTCAGCATGTGATTGATCATGATATGCTTTCTGGATCTAAACACGGG GTATTAAAACGTAGAAGTTCTGTATTAGATAATGATATAGGATCCTTTGGTCCTATACGCCGAATCCGTCACAAGTCTAATCTTCTATCTACTAAAAGCTTGACCTTACCTTATTCGGGAAATGCTCTAGCTATAGATAGGAGTGGAGTTGGCATTGATGCTGCTCAGCAACCTTCATCTTCCATGCAGAAGCCTAATCTGTTGGGTGAAGCTAAGCATAGGCATACAAAATTGTCTGCAGAAAATGTAGATGACATCATGCCTAGTACCAGTATTCCTCCTTTACCCTCAAAATCTAGTGAGATGGCCTCAAAAATACTGATGCAGCTTGATAAGTTGGTTTCTCCTAAAGAAAAATCTCCAACAAAGTTGTCCTCATCCATGTTACGAGGACAGGCTCTTCGAAGTATGGAGACAGTAGATTCATCAAAATTCCTTGATAATGTATGGGATAATGGATTGGATGGCACACATGGAAATTTGTCTGCTGGTGCTCAAAAGTTAAAATCAAAGATAGATGAAACTGAGAGTGGTCAATCGAAACTTGTTGCTCCTACTGATGTATTAGTTCCTGTTGATGCATATGCTACAGCCCCTAAGAAGCAAGatatatctattttaaaatCTGGAGATTCCTCTGGAACAAAATCCAATTCTCATCCTCCACAAAAGAAGAGGGCATTCCATATGAGTGCACCTGAG GATTATTTGGAGCTGGATGATGATGCCCTTCCTAATGGAGCTGTGTCTCCTTTCTCTACTTCGGGGAAAGAAACAACAGTCTCCACTGCTGTGGCTGATAAAACTATCTCTGCTGTTGAAACAGCTGTACTGGAAAAGCCCCCAGGTTCATCTGTGCTAATGCCATCCAAAAGTTTTACAATAGATGGTAAACCTCAAGTTAGGACAGCTGATTGGTCCAAAGTTGAAAAGAAGGTTGATGTACCAACCTCTATAACTTCATCCGTCTCTGATCCTATTTTTAAGCCAATTACGGCAGCTTCTAACACAAGTTTAGGCTTTAACCAATCTACTACACCAAATGGATCAGTTGCTAATCCTCCCCTATTTAACTTTGGGAATAAAGTTGTTCCATCGATGGAGCTGACGGCTGCTGATGCTCCACCACAGGACTCTACCAAGTCAGGTTCACTATTTGGTTTGGAGAAGGTTCCATTGTCAAAAGAGCCAGGGACTGATGCTCCTTTTGTTAAttctgggttcaacaaaaatgttGGCAATGTTTCACAAGTACCAGTTACTTTCTCTTCATCTGTTGGTGAATCTGCTGTGTTTAAATTTGGCTCTTCTTCTGACTCAAAGCCGATAAGCTCAATCAG CTCAACTACTGTTGCTGGTGCTTTTGATTCAATGCCAAAAGCTCTTGATTTAGATGATGCTGGTGCTAAGACCAATATAATAGCTGGTTTCTCTGATCGGTCATCTGAATCAGCTGTTTCTTCTGCAGCATTGATGCCGTCATTGACATCACCTGCAAATGTATTTACCTTTGGCAAcaattcaaatcaaaataacGGACCTGCTGCTTCAAGCCCTACATTTTCCTCTCCATTCCCCCCTCTGACAAACAATTTTACGGGTCAGAATATATTCAGTAGCTCATCCCTTGCAGGAAGCATCAGCAGCGTTAGTGCAAATGTAACCTCCACTAGCACTGACACGGCAACTAGCACCCCTGCTGTAGTTGCTGCCAGCAATAGCAGTTCCTCCACTCAAGTCTCATCTTCATCTCCCACaacttcatttttcaaatttggaTCTACCCCTTCAGCACCAACAAGTTTACTTGTGTCATCTTCTGGCTCAGAACCGCTAGAAAACAAGAGTGGCACAGGGAGTGTCATTTTTGGAAGCTCTTCTGCTGCAATTGGAAGCACAGGGAGTGACATTTTTGGGTTTAGTACCCCAGCAATGACCGGAAATAGCCAGTCTCTGGGTTCTGTCTTTGGCACTACAAGTGGGTCTGTCCCTGGTACTCAGGTATCTTCTGGTACTAGTGGTTTTTCCACTTCATCTGAGAGTCAGTCGGTGGCATTTGGTTCATCTGCATCAGCCTCATTGTTTGGGTTGACTGGGAGCACAACTTTTTCTTCAGGGAGttcattgttttcttcttcaagtTCCGTCCCAAACAATTTCAATGCGGGTACAACTTCTGGGCAAAGTACCCCTGCTGCTTCTTCAGAAACCAACCCTGTTAGCTCCAGTAGTGGCATGAGTTCTTCTGTGTTTGGGCTTTCAAGTTGGCAGCCCAGCAAGTCTTCATTTGGTTCTTCCTTTAGTTCATCATCATCACCTTCCTCTGGGTTTTCCTTTGGTTCTTCTTTTAGTTCATCGTCTTCATCTACCCCGGGGTTTTCCTTTGGAGGAACATCCACATCTTCTGTTACTTCTTCCAGTTCCCCCATGATGTTTGGATCATCTGCTGTTGCATCAACTCCTCAGTTTTCATTCACTTCTGCTACAGCTACTACCAACACACAGCCTGCTTTTGGAAGTTCTACTCCTGCTTTCACATTTGGTGGTTCAGCTCTAGCTCCTGTTAATAATGATCAGATGAGCATGGAGGACAGTATGGCAGAGGACACAGTTCAAGCAACTCCACCCGCAACTCCCGTATTTGGTCAACAACCTGCCCCACTTCAATCAAATTTTGCATTTGGAGCATTAGCTCCAACAGGAGTGAGTCCTTTCCATTTCGCAACTCAACAGAACATTGCTCCACAGAATCCATCTCCATTTCAGGCTTCTGGCAGTCTTGAGTTTAATGCTGGAGGGAGTTTCTCATTGGGCACTGGTGGGGCTGACAAGGCGGGTCGAAAATATGTGAAAGTTAGGCATAATAGACCGCGGAAGAAGTAA
- the LOC114403799 gene encoding nuclear pore complex protein NUP1-like isoform X2, which produces MAPAREENPYEGGGDGGFGKFRKRPFRRSQTTPYDRPPTALRNPNRNNGWLSKLVDPAQRLIASSAHKLFASVFRKRLPPPQEAVQEVRDHHQETALIIANESSAKQVVGETSVQINCSDGDGLTELEKLLKQKTFTRSEIEHLTELMRSRTVGSSVVEEGTSTEVVPSDPNLPREQKEEYPKTPDPENAIENQLVSTPYVTKAISTVSVDDVASPAELAKAYMGSRPSKLSPSMLGLRSSPREDPFLLKNQHVAQKSPVKSIVPKATNLARVHENGFVTPRSHGRSAIYSMARTPYARVYPGSMSKGAGVAVEGDPSSSAQHVIDHDMLSGSKHGVLKRRSSVLDNDIGSFGPIRRIRHKSNLLSTKSLTLPYSGNALAIDRSGVGIDAAQQPSSSMQKPNLLGEAKHRHTKLSAENVDDIMPSTSIPPLPSKSSEMASKILMQLDKLVSPKEKSPTKLSSSMLRGQALRSMETVDSSKFLDNVWDNGLDGTHGNLSAGAQKLKSKIDETESGQSKLVAPTDVLVPVDAYATAPKKQDISILKSGDSSGTKSNSHPPQKKRAFHMSAPEDYLELDDDALPNGAVSPFSTSGKETTVSTAVADKTISAVETAVLEKPPGSSVLMPSKSFTIDGKPQVRTADWSKVEKKVDVPTSITSSVSDPIFKPITAASNTSLGFNQSTTPNGSVANPPLFNFGNKVVPSMELTAADAPPQDSTKSGSLFGLEKVPLSKEPGTDAPFVNSGFNKNVGNVSQVPVTFSSSVGESAVFKFGSSSDSKPISSISSTTVAGAFDSMPKALDLDDAGAKTNIIAGFSDRSSESAVSSAALMPSLTSPANVFTFGNNSNQNNGPAASSPTFSSPFPPLTNNFTGQNIFSSSSLAGSISSVSANVTSTSTDTATSTPAVVAASNSSSSTQVSSSSPTTSFFKFGSTPSAPTSLLVSSSGSEPLENKSGTGSVIFGSSSAAIGSTGSDIFGFSTPAMTGNSQSLGSVFGTTSGSVPGTQVSSGTSGFSTSSESQSVAFGSSASASLFGLTGSTTFSSGSSLFSSSSSVPNNFNAGTTSGQSTPAASSETNPVSSSSGMSSSVFGLSSWQPSKSSFGSSFSSSSSPSSGFSFGSSFSSSSSSTPGFSFGGTSTSSVTSSSSPMMFGSSAVASTPQFSFTSATATTNTQPAFGSSTPAFTFGGSALAPVNNDQMSMEDSMAEDTVQATPPATPVFGQQPAPLQSNFAFGALAPTGVSPFHFATQQNIAPQNPSPFQASGSLEFNAGGSFSLGTGGADKAGRKYVKVRHNRPRKK; this is translated from the exons ATGGCGCCAGCCCGTGAAGAGAACCCTTATGAAGGCGGCGGCGACGGCGGATTCGGCAAATTCAGAAAACGGCCTTTCCGCAGAAGCCAAACGACGCCGTACGATCGTCCACCCACAGCGCTCCGAAACCCTAACCGAAACAACGGTTGGTTATCAAAGCTCGTCGATCCCGCACAGAGGCTCATCGCTTCCAGTGCTCACAAACTCTTCGCCTCCGTTTTCCGCAAACGCCTTCCTCCACCACaag AAGCAGTACAGGAAGTGAGGGACCATCACCAGGAAACAGCTCTCATT ATTGCAAATGAATCCTCTGCCAAGCAAGTAGTAGGTGAAACTAGTGTCCAAATTAACTGTTCTGATGGAGATGGATTAACTGAACTTGAGAAGCTATTAAAGCAGAAGACTTTCACCAG ATCAGAGATAGAGCATTTGACAGAACTTATGCGTTCAAGAACTGTGGGTTCATCTGTTGTGGAAGAAGGGACGAGCACAGAAGTGGTTCCATCAGATCCAAATTTGCCTCGTGAACAAAAGGAAGAATATCCCAAAACTCCAGATCCAGAAAATGCGATTGAAAACCAGCTTGTTTCAACCCCATACGTTACTAAGGCTATCTCCACT GTTTCTGTTGACGATGTTGCTTCCCCTGCGGAGCTTGCCAAGGCTTACATGGGTAGCAGGCCTTCAAAGTTGTCCCCTTCAATGTTAGGATTGCGAAGTTCTCCCAGGGAGGATCCATTTCTACTAAAAAATCAGCATGTTGCTCAGAAATCCCCTGTTAAGTCAATTGTGCCGAAGGCTACTAACCTTGCTAGGGTTCATGAAAATGGTTTTGTGACCCCAAGATCTCATGGAAGATCAGCCATATATAGTATGGCTCGAACGCCATATGCAAGAGTTTATCCAGGCTCTATGTCCAAG GGTGCTGGGGTTGCTGTTGAAGGTGATCCGTCATCTTCAGCTCAGCATGTGATTGATCATGATATGCTTTCTGGATCTAAACACGGG GTATTAAAACGTAGAAGTTCTGTATTAGATAATGATATAGGATCCTTTGGTCCTATACGCCGAATCCGTCACAAGTCTAATCTTCTATCTACTAAAAGCTTGACCTTACCTTATTCGGGAAATGCTCTAGCTATAGATAGGAGTGGAGTTGGCATTGATGCTGCTCAGCAACCTTCATCTTCCATGCAGAAGCCTAATCTGTTGGGTGAAGCTAAGCATAGGCATACAAAATTGTCTGCAGAAAATGTAGATGACATCATGCCTAGTACCAGTATTCCTCCTTTACCCTCAAAATCTAGTGAGATGGCCTCAAAAATACTGATGCAGCTTGATAAGTTGGTTTCTCCTAAAGAAAAATCTCCAACAAAGTTGTCCTCATCCATGTTACGAGGACAGGCTCTTCGAAGTATGGAGACAGTAGATTCATCAAAATTCCTTGATAATGTATGGGATAATGGATTGGATGGCACACATGGAAATTTGTCTGCTGGTGCTCAAAAGTTAAAATCAAAGATAGATGAAACTGAGAGTGGTCAATCGAAACTTGTTGCTCCTACTGATGTATTAGTTCCTGTTGATGCATATGCTACAGCCCCTAAGAAGCAAGatatatctattttaaaatCTGGAGATTCCTCTGGAACAAAATCCAATTCTCATCCTCCACAAAAGAAGAGGGCATTCCATATGAGTGCACCTGAG GATTATTTGGAGCTGGATGATGATGCCCTTCCTAATGGAGCTGTGTCTCCTTTCTCTACTTCGGGGAAAGAAACAACAGTCTCCACTGCTGTGGCTGATAAAACTATCTCTGCTGTTGAAACAGCTGTACTGGAAAAGCCCCCAGGTTCATCTGTGCTAATGCCATCCAAAAGTTTTACAATAGATGGTAAACCTCAAGTTAGGACAGCTGATTGGTCCAAAGTTGAAAAGAAGGTTGATGTACCAACCTCTATAACTTCATCCGTCTCTGATCCTATTTTTAAGCCAATTACGGCAGCTTCTAACACAAGTTTAGGCTTTAACCAATCTACTACACCAAATGGATCAGTTGCTAATCCTCCCCTATTTAACTTTGGGAATAAAGTTGTTCCATCGATGGAGCTGACGGCTGCTGATGCTCCACCACAGGACTCTACCAAGTCAGGTTCACTATTTGGTTTGGAGAAGGTTCCATTGTCAAAAGAGCCAGGGACTGATGCTCCTTTTGTTAAttctgggttcaacaaaaatgttGGCAATGTTTCACAAGTACCAGTTACTTTCTCTTCATCTGTTGGTGAATCTGCTGTGTTTAAATTTGGCTCTTCTTCTGACTCAAAGCCGATAAGCTCAATCAG CTCAACTACTGTTGCTGGTGCTTTTGATTCAATGCCAAAAGCTCTTGATTTAGATGATGCTGGTGCTAAGACCAATATAATAGCTGGTTTCTCTGATCGGTCATCTGAATCAGCTGTTTCTTCTGCAGCATTGATGCCGTCATTGACATCACCTGCAAATGTATTTACCTTTGGCAAcaattcaaatcaaaataacGGACCTGCTGCTTCAAGCCCTACATTTTCCTCTCCATTCCCCCCTCTGACAAACAATTTTACGGGTCAGAATATATTCAGTAGCTCATCCCTTGCAGGAAGCATCAGCAGCGTTAGTGCAAATGTAACCTCCACTAGCACTGACACGGCAACTAGCACCCCTGCTGTAGTTGCTGCCAGCAATAGCAGTTCCTCCACTCAAGTCTCATCTTCATCTCCCACaacttcatttttcaaatttggaTCTACCCCTTCAGCACCAACAAGTTTACTTGTGTCATCTTCTGGCTCAGAACCGCTAGAAAACAAGAGTGGCACAGGGAGTGTCATTTTTGGAAGCTCTTCTGCTGCAATTGGAAGCACAGGGAGTGACATTTTTGGGTTTAGTACCCCAGCAATGACCGGAAATAGCCAGTCTCTGGGTTCTGTCTTTGGCACTACAAGTGGGTCTGTCCCTGGTACTCAGGTATCTTCTGGTACTAGTGGTTTTTCCACTTCATCTGAGAGTCAGTCGGTGGCATTTGGTTCATCTGCATCAGCCTCATTGTTTGGGTTGACTGGGAGCACAACTTTTTCTTCAGGGAGttcattgttttcttcttcaagtTCCGTCCCAAACAATTTCAATGCGGGTACAACTTCTGGGCAAAGTACCCCTGCTGCTTCTTCAGAAACCAACCCTGTTAGCTCCAGTAGTGGCATGAGTTCTTCTGTGTTTGGGCTTTCAAGTTGGCAGCCCAGCAAGTCTTCATTTGGTTCTTCCTTTAGTTCATCATCATCACCTTCCTCTGGGTTTTCCTTTGGTTCTTCTTTTAGTTCATCGTCTTCATCTACCCCGGGGTTTTCCTTTGGAGGAACATCCACATCTTCTGTTACTTCTTCCAGTTCCCCCATGATGTTTGGATCATCTGCTGTTGCATCAACTCCTCAGTTTTCATTCACTTCTGCTACAGCTACTACCAACACACAGCCTGCTTTTGGAAGTTCTACTCCTGCTTTCACATTTGGTGGTTCAGCTCTAGCTCCTGTTAATAATGATCAGATGAGCATGGAGGACAGTATGGCAGAGGACACAGTTCAAGCAACTCCACCCGCAACTCCCGTATTTGGTCAACAACCTGCCCCACTTCAATCAAATTTTGCATTTGGAGCATTAGCTCCAACAGGAGTGAGTCCTTTCCATTTCGCAACTCAACAGAACATTGCTCCACAGAATCCATCTCCATTTCAGGCTTCTGGCAGTCTTGAGTTTAATGCTGGAGGGAGTTTCTCATTGGGCACTGGTGGGGCTGACAAGGCGGGTCGAAAATATGTGAAAGTTAGGCATAATAGACCGCGGAAGAAGTAA